CGGAGCAGCATCGCGTACGGCACCACCCGCTTGTTCAAGAAAAAATCCACTTAGAGACCCATCTGATGTTTTAACGACCAAGTCTCCATATTTTTCCGTAGATGAAACCGTTGCTCCAGAAAGACGGATTGCTTCGCTGTTAGCCCAGATGTTGTGGTGGCTAAAGTCGGTCAGAATAACAGGTCGTCCTGCTGAGGCTCTGTCTAAACGGGCTAAACTCTCTGCACTAGCTTCATTCAGAAGCTCTGCACCCCAACTGCCACCCTGAATCCAGTTTCCTGCTGGAATGGTAGCAGCACATTTTTCAACAGCAGAAAGGATTTCATCAAGACCGGCTTGCTGGGAGAAGTTGCATTCGAAAAGCAGTTTTTCCCCGGCACCTACCGGATGGATATGGCTATCGTATAACCCAGGGACGACGGTCTTTCCTTTTAAGTCAATAACTTTGATATCATCAGCTTTGCTGATAGCAGCGAGTGCTTCTTTGCCGACATAGTTGAATTTACCGTCTTCAATGATTAGAGAGCGGACGTACTTTCCGTTGCCTGAACCTGTATAGATGTTTCCGTTGATATAGGCTTTAACTCCGGATTCCGGCTCTGCTGAAAACACCGTTAGCGGTGTGGCAACCACAGCGGTGAGAGCAGAGAGCAACAGTGGCTGTATAATTTTACTCATGTTCAGTGACCTTGTATTGTAAGCAGTGGTTTCAGGTGATTAGTCAGATTCCTTAAACCTTTAAACTTAAACTTTGATAAAAGCTGGCTAAGACAGCGTTAACAGGTAATATAGTTGACCTGTCAACAATGTTGCAACAAAAGTAATTGATAAGTCAACTAAGTTCTATGTAAAGGAAAGTAAAGTGAGTCCAAGAAAAGATCCTATAAGCAGGCTGGTTTCCATTTTATATCGGCAAGAATTGAAAACGGTCAGCCATCTTCTTGAGCAGCACGGTATTTCGTTTTCTCAGTTGCCGTTTCTGATGGAGTTATACAGCCATCAGGGGATTACACAGGAGAAGTTGGTCAGCAAAGTACAGGTGGATAAAGCGATGGCCACGCGGGTACTAAAGCAGATGGATGGCAAAGGTTTTATTACCAGAGAGCGGAACCCCGATGATGCCCGCTCTAAGCTCGTTTACCTGACTGGAGAGGCAGAAAAACTGAAACCTGAACTACTCAAGATAATAGCCGACTGGAATGATGTTCTGACTCAGGGGATTACTGAAGAAGAGATTGAAGTGGTCAAACGAGTTAACCGTAAAATGATAGAAAACGTCAAACAGAGATACGATAGTAAGTAATTCGAGCCGGTGTCAGGGAACAGAAATTGCGGGTAGATAAAATTAATCAAGGCACTGATCCGAAAACAATAAGTTACCACTTAAAAAGCATTTTCAAGCTAGTTGGGTATAATACGCTGAAACGATTAAGTACAGAAATTAAGGCTCCGCAATGAAAACCAATAAAGTGGTCACCATTACTCTTAACCCTGCATTAGATCTTACCGGAAGCTTAGATAGCCTGAATACCGGCTCGGTTAGTCTGGTCAATGAAAGCGATTTTCATGCAGCAGGCAAAGGGGTCAATGTGGCTCAGGTGTTATCTGATTTAGGTGCCAAGGTCACTGTTACCGGGTTTCTTGGCCGTGATAACCAAGAGATGTTTTGCCAGCTGTTCGACACAATAGGCGCTACTGATGAGTTTGTCCGTATCGACGGAGCAACACGGATAAACGTTAAGTTGGTTGAGTCGGGTGGCAAGGTGAGTGATATCAACTTCCCCGGTATCAGCGTTTCCGCTCAGGCCATAGCCGACTTTGAACATAAGTTACTTCAGTTAGCGGAAACTCACGACTATTTTGTGCTGGCCGGAAGCCTGCCAAATGGCGTTTCCCCTCAGCAGTGTGCCAAGTGGATTGAGCTGCTTAAGTCAAAAGGAAAGAAAGTGCTGTTTGACAGTAGCAGAGAAGCTCTTAAAGAGGGGGTTGATGCTGCGCCATGGCTGATCAAACCCAATGAGGAAGAGCTGTCTGCTTTTGCCGGCAGAACACTGAAGACGATGACGGATTGTCAGCCTGTTGCCGAAGCACTGGCAGAGCAAGGGATTGAAAATATCGTAGTCTCTATGGGGGCAGATGGCGTGCTCTGGTTAAATGAAAACCGTTGGCTGAAAGGGACACCACCAAAGATGAAGGTAGTCAGCACGGTCGGGGCTGGTGATACTTTGGTTGCTGCGCTCTGTTGGGGACATATGCAGCTACTGGACAGAGAAGAGTTAGTTACTTTTGCTACCGCTTTATCAGCTTTAGCGGTATCGCAGGTAGGGGTTGGTGCAAAAGACAGAGCCGCCATTGAGGCAGTAAAACAGCAAGTTCAGGTTTCAGCGTTATAGCCTCAATTATCTCATTAGCTGTTGCAAAATATGAAGCTCCGCCGCGCCATTTCTGGCGCGGAGGGTTTGTTTATCGCTCTTTCCCTGATAACAAATCGGCCTGATGACAAAAGAGAGTTATATATTTAGTATTTCATATCAGTGCATATCTGCTATTGTTTAGCTTCTCGGCTTTAAGCGTCTATTTGTTAATCATTCTCTTCACAATAAGGACATACGGTGCATTCTTCCCAACGCCACTCATGGCAGACACCCCGGAATTTTCTGATTCTGATCTCCATCATAGTTCCTATCGCTTTCTCCAGTTGGAATGCGCTGCTAAACAACTTTGTTATTGAAAAAGCCAACTTTACCGGTGCTGATATCGGCCTGTTGCAGAGTGTGCGGGAGATACCCGGTTTTCTCGCCTTTACCGTGGTGTTTGTACTGCTGTTTATCCGCGAGCAGCGATTTATGATTGTATCACTGGGCATGCTTAGCCTTGGTACGGCACTGACAGGCTTTTTTCCTTCGGTAACCGGCCTGCTCTGCACCACCTTGCTGATGTCTGTCGGTTTTCACTATTTTGAAACCCTTAAGCAGTCACTGTCACTTCAGTGGCTGACGAAAGAGGAAGCACCTGAAACGTTAGGCAAGCTGATTTCCGTCGGAGCGCTAGCTTCTCTTTGCACCTATGCCGGTTTATGGGTGCTGCTGGAGATTTTTGATGTGGGATACACCTGGGTTTATGTACTGGCCGGTGGTTCTGCATTTTGTATTGCCATGTTTATGGCGTTCGCATTCCCTGTGTTTGAGTCCCATACGGCACAAACCAAAAAGCTGGTACTGAAAAAGCGTTACTGGCTCTACTATGCCCTTACCTTTATGAGTGGAGCGCGCAGGCAGATTTTCACCGTATTTGCCGGATTCCTGATGGTTGAGAAGTTCCACTACTCGGCGGCCGATATTACTTTACTGTTTCTGATTAACTATCTGTTTAACTGGCTGTTTGCCAAAAGAATCGGCCAATTTATCGGCCGGGTTGGTGAACGTAAGGCGCTGATTTTTGAATATGTAGGTTTAGCCATGGTGTTTACCGGCTACGCATATGTGGAATCGGCAGAGTGGGGCGCAGCTCTGTATGTGATTGACCATCTGTTCTTTGCGCTGGCACTGGCAATCAAAACCTATTTCCAGAAAATAGCCGATCCGGCGGATATGGCGTCGACCGCCGGTGTTTCATTTACTATCAATCATATTGCTGCTGTGGTAATTCCGGTTACCTTCGGTGCTATCTGGCTGGTGTCACCAACAGCGGTATTCCTGCTGGGTACGGCAATGGCGCTGATCTCCCTGTTGCTTTCACTGAACATTCCAAGGCATCCGACGCAGGGCAATGAAGTAAGGTGGTTACAATGTCAGTAACAGAATTAAAGTTAGCATTCTGTCCGTTATGCGGACAGGAATCGTTAAGTAAAAGTGTGTCGCCAAGTATCAGGTATCAGTGTGATAAGTGTGACTTTGTGATGTTTCAGAACGTTGCGGCTGCCGTAATGGTGGCGGTTTGTTATGGCGATGAGATTCTGGTGGCAACCCGTGGCAGAGAGCCGGGCAAAGGCTTGTGGGATCTTCCCGGTGGCTTTGTTGACCCTGATGAGACGCTGGAGCAGGCTGTAGTACGTGAGCTGCATGAAGAATTGGGGTTAGAGCTGAAAATTGATCAGGCTGAATATCTGGCTTCAAACCCGAACACCTATCCATATAAGGGCATCGTCTATAAAACCAATGATACGTTTTTCAGGATTGTACTGGATGCAAAACCTGAGCTGGTTGCACAGGATGATGTGGAATCGATTGAATGGGTTAAGCTAGCAGATCTGGATATAGAGCGCTTTGCATTTACTTCTGCGAAAAGCGCCATTCAGACTCTACAGTCTTTACGCTGAATTTTTCTGAACAGTAGATAAAAAAACCGCCACATTACGTGGCGGAAATAAAGGTAATGATGAATGGAGTTACATTGAACCTAGTTCGTTAGCGGTCAGGATGGCTGCAAGAACCAACTCTGGTGTTACTTCAAATGGCATGTTGTGAATGGTTTCACCTTCTGCACAAGATGCTTCTGCTACTTCCAGTAGTTTATCGCGATTGATTTCCGTTACGCCCATCATCTTCAGGTTAGTCGGCAGACCAACAGAGCGGCAGAAGTTGATCACTTCTTCAATCTCTTCCATTGGTGCATTTTCCAGAACCAGCTGAGTCAGGGTACCGAATGCCACTTTCTCACCATGATACAGGTGGTGACACTCTTCCAGCTTAGTCAGGCCGTTGTGAATTGCGTGCGCTGCCGCCAGACCTGAGCTTTCAAAACCGATACCTGAAAGATAAGTGTTTGCTTCAATGATGTTCTCTACTGCTGTGTTAGACAGGTTTTGATCACAAGCGATCTTCGCTTTTAAGCCGTCAGCAATCAGTGTTTCGTAACACAGTTTTGCCAGCGCCTGAGCAGAACGGGTCGGAGCACCGCCAGCCATTGTAGATTTGCCTGAGATACCGTTAGCACGCGCTTCAAAGTAAGTAGAAAGCGCATCACCCATACCGGCAACCAGTAGGCGGGTAGGTGCACCAGCGATAATCTGAGTATCCATAATAACCATGTTAGGGTTGCTTGGATAAATCAGGTACTCAGAGAATTCACCTTCCGGTGTGTAGATAACAGAAAGAGCACTGGTTGGTGCGTCAGTAGATGCAATAGTCGGAACAATAACCACTGGAATCTTGCTGTAGAAGGCGATAGCTTTTGCTGTATCCAGAGTCTTACCACCACCGATACCAACGATCACTTCAGCGCCCTGAACTTTGGTGATTTCCATCAGACGCTCAATTTCCGGACGGCTACATTCGCCGACAAACTCGGCCATTTTCAGTTCAACGTCCGCTTCCACACAGCTTTGAGAAACAGTTGAACCAACCAGCTCAGTTACGAAGCTATCTGCGATAGCCAGAACATTGGTTCCCAGTGGTTTTACATATTCACCGATTGAGCTTAGTACGTTTGCGCCTTGTACGTATTTTCCCGGTGAAATAATGATTTTGTCCATTTTAGACCTCTTTGAATATGTGTGCGTAGGATTGTTCATTTTATGTAATCAGTTATTTGGTAATGCTACAGTGATCAATGACTCATTTTGAGTATATCTGTTGTTATGTGTATGATTAATTTTGATACCACTCACGGTAAACGTTGCCAATGTTGGAATAGTTACAAAAAATGACATATGGTATTTCGAAAGGTTAAAGTATCAACAGTTATATCTGTCCTATTTATCTAATAACAGTGAAGTGAATGTGATGAAAAAATTAATCAATGAAGTGGAAAACGTGGTCTCCGAACAGGTCGAAGGGCTGGTGTTGGCTAACCCGGAATTAAAGTTAGTGACTGACCCATATTTTATTTATCACGAGAAAAGCAAAGGTAAGGTTTCGCTGGTCTCTGGTGGCGGTAGCGGTCACGAGCCTCTGCATGCGGGTTTTGTCGGTAAAGGTATGTTGACAGCAGCCTGTCCGGGTGCCGTATTTACTTCTCCGACACCGGATCAAATGATGGAGTGCGGTAAGGCGATTCCAAACGAAGAAGGCGTACTTTACTTTATAAAGAACTACACAGGTGACGTACTGAACTTCGAAATGGCAGTAGAAATGCTGCATATGGAAGGCATTAAAGTCGGTTCTGTTGTTATTGATGACGATGTGGCTGTAAAAGATTCCCTATATACCGCTGGCCGCAGAGGCG
This is a stretch of genomic DNA from Vibrio sp. SCSIO 43137. It encodes these proteins:
- a CDS encoding MarR family winged helix-turn-helix transcriptional regulator, giving the protein MSPRKDPISRLVSILYRQELKTVSHLLEQHGISFSQLPFLMELYSHQGITQEKLVSKVQVDKAMATRVLKQMDGKGFITRERNPDDARSKLVYLTGEAEKLKPELLKIIADWNDVLTQGITEEEIEVVKRVNRKMIENVKQRYDSK
- the pfkB gene encoding 1-phosphofructokinase; this encodes MKTNKVVTITLNPALDLTGSLDSLNTGSVSLVNESDFHAAGKGVNVAQVLSDLGAKVTVTGFLGRDNQEMFCQLFDTIGATDEFVRIDGATRINVKLVESGGKVSDINFPGISVSAQAIADFEHKLLQLAETHDYFVLAGSLPNGVSPQQCAKWIELLKSKGKKVLFDSSREALKEGVDAAPWLIKPNEEELSAFAGRTLKTMTDCQPVAEALAEQGIENIVVSMGADGVLWLNENRWLKGTPPKMKVVSTVGAGDTLVAALCWGHMQLLDREELVTFATALSALAVSQVGVGAKDRAAIEAVKQQVQVSAL
- a CDS encoding MFS transporter, yielding MHSSQRHSWQTPRNFLILISIIVPIAFSSWNALLNNFVIEKANFTGADIGLLQSVREIPGFLAFTVVFVLLFIREQRFMIVSLGMLSLGTALTGFFPSVTGLLCTTLLMSVGFHYFETLKQSLSLQWLTKEEAPETLGKLISVGALASLCTYAGLWVLLEIFDVGYTWVYVLAGGSAFCIAMFMAFAFPVFESHTAQTKKLVLKKRYWLYYALTFMSGARRQIFTVFAGFLMVEKFHYSAADITLLFLINYLFNWLFAKRIGQFIGRVGERKALIFEYVGLAMVFTGYAYVESAEWGAALYVIDHLFFALALAIKTYFQKIADPADMASTAGVSFTINHIAAVVIPVTFGAIWLVSPTAVFLLGTAMALISLLLSLNIPRHPTQGNEVRWLQCQ
- a CDS encoding NUDIX domain-containing protein — encoded protein: MSVTELKLAFCPLCGQESLSKSVSPSIRYQCDKCDFVMFQNVAAAVMVAVCYGDEILVATRGREPGKGLWDLPGGFVDPDETLEQAVVRELHEELGLELKIDQAEYLASNPNTYPYKGIVYKTNDTFFRIVLDAKPELVAQDDVESIEWVKLADLDIERFAFTSAKSAIQTLQSLR
- a CDS encoding glycerol dehydrogenase — encoded protein: MDKIIISPGKYVQGANVLSSIGEYVKPLGTNVLAIADSFVTELVGSTVSQSCVEADVELKMAEFVGECSRPEIERLMEITKVQGAEVIVGIGGGKTLDTAKAIAFYSKIPVVIVPTIASTDAPTSALSVIYTPEGEFSEYLIYPSNPNMVIMDTQIIAGAPTRLLVAGMGDALSTYFEARANGISGKSTMAGGAPTRSAQALAKLCYETLIADGLKAKIACDQNLSNTAVENIIEANTYLSGIGFESSGLAAAHAIHNGLTKLEECHHLYHGEKVAFGTLTQLVLENAPMEEIEEVINFCRSVGLPTNLKMMGVTEINRDKLLEVAEASCAEGETIHNMPFEVTPELVLAAILTANELGSM